From a single Mycolicibacterium moriokaense genomic region:
- a CDS encoding M23 family metallopeptidase: MAQHRSSRSPRGVSTKRQTLSRVPEHAAEVTDIIPFNEFGDLADLDFYENSAFDREARIHRAPELDDLNDTEDQLPLPLAVPSEFRRDARDERPSSHAYRDSHTDVSDGMAATDVIAIAGRGGAHRKQEVPIRGRLMVAAMAVGATAAGAYTMANTTKEAPGTVLASDHDVMGGGAIVGSADGMQIVSVSSTVDSSVHAEEVTKAAAFANERAEREARLQRPMFVMPTKGTWTSGFGYRWGVLHGGVDIANSIGTPVLAASDGVVIAAGPTGGYGNWVKLRHADGTVTLYGHLSAWNVEIGQRVWAGDQIAKMGNTGNSTGPHLHFEVLLNGTDRVDPVGWLAKRGLSLGNYSG, encoded by the coding sequence TTGGCACAGCACCGTTCGTCCCGATCTCCGAGAGGAGTCTCGACGAAACGGCAAACCCTCAGCCGCGTCCCCGAGCACGCTGCCGAAGTCACCGACATCATTCCGTTCAACGAATTCGGCGACCTCGCTGACCTCGACTTCTACGAGAACAGTGCCTTCGATCGCGAGGCGCGCATCCACCGTGCACCCGAGCTCGACGACCTGAACGACACCGAGGACCAGCTACCGCTGCCACTGGCCGTTCCGTCGGAATTCCGCCGTGATGCGCGCGACGAACGCCCGTCCTCGCACGCCTACCGCGACAGCCACACCGACGTCAGCGACGGCATGGCCGCGACCGATGTCATCGCCATCGCCGGCCGCGGCGGGGCGCACCGGAAGCAGGAAGTGCCCATCAGGGGCCGGTTGATGGTCGCCGCGATGGCGGTCGGCGCAACCGCTGCGGGAGCGTACACCATGGCCAACACGACGAAGGAAGCTCCGGGCACTGTGCTGGCGTCGGATCACGACGTGATGGGCGGCGGCGCGATCGTCGGCTCGGCCGACGGCATGCAGATCGTGAGCGTCTCCTCGACGGTTGATTCGTCCGTGCACGCCGAGGAGGTCACCAAGGCCGCCGCATTCGCCAACGAGCGCGCGGAGCGCGAGGCCCGGCTGCAACGCCCCATGTTCGTGATGCCCACCAAGGGCACATGGACGTCCGGGTTCGGGTACCGCTGGGGCGTGCTGCACGGCGGCGTCGACATCGCCAACTCGATCGGCACGCCGGTCCTCGCGGCCTCCGACGGCGTCGTCATCGCCGCAGGCCCGACGGGCGGCTACGGCAACTGGGTCAAGCTGCGGCACGCCGACGGCACCGTCACGCTGTACGGCCATCTCAGCGCGTGGAATGTCGAGATCGGTCAACGCGTCTGGGCCGGTGATCAGATCGCCAAGATGGGCAACACCGGAAACTCGACGGGTCCCCACCTGCACTTCGAGGTGCTGCTCAACGGCACCGACCGGGTCGACCCCGTCGGCTGGCTCGCAAAACGGGGACTCTCGCTCGGCAATTACTCTGGCTAA